One genomic region from Clarias gariepinus isolate MV-2021 ecotype Netherlands chromosome 22, CGAR_prim_01v2, whole genome shotgun sequence encodes:
- the slc26a10 gene encoding solute carrier family 26 member 10, which yields MSASVAVYRNIYTEDRFRQTYGTEAKPREPLRERLCARCRCSPLRCAHLLERRMPIFSWLPRYRLRKWILGDTVAGLTVGILHIPQGMAFALLTSVAPIYGLYTSFFPVVLYMLFGTGRHVSTGTFAVVSLMTGTVVEQLVPTPPDLNCSSPELTELENQRIGVASAIAFLSGVMMLCMFGLQLGFLSTYLSEPIVKAFTSAAAFHVTVSQLQNMLGLRLPRHTGTFSLFKTLASVMENLPHTNLAELFISLLCLAVLVPIKEVNTRFRQRLRTPIPVEILTVIIATGVAYASSLDSRYDVQIVGHIPAGFPRPRLPALHTVPDIAGDTVAITFVGYAVSVSLAMIYADKHGYSIHPNQELLAHGISNTVSSLFTCFPSSATLATTNILESAGGYTQLSGLFTSLVVLIVLLLIGPLFHFLPKAVLACINVTSLRQMFLQFHDLPDLWRVSRIDFMVWLVTWLSVVVLNVDLGLAIGVVFSMMTVVCRTQRANCSVLGRASNTEIYRPINNHNKCYEVPGMKILTYNGPIYYGNRSFFKADVTQLLGLTPERIRSCEKARKALEKREQESINTVDRGLANTSFSSDNDLFTSEIVETEVQTVLIDCSSVIFMDVAGAKLFIQMCIDCQKMGLRIFLANCNESVLEILTASGLMSYMNPQHIFVTVHDAVVFIQQQKEKPDSENKMIWV from the exons ATGAGCGCGTCAGTAGCAGTGTACAGGAACATTTACACAGAGGACCGCTTCAGGCAGACCTACGGCACGGAGGCCAAACCGCGCGAGCCTCTGCGGGAGCGCCTGTGCGCGCGCTGCCGCTGCTCTCCGCTCCGGTGCGCGCACCTGCTCGAGCGGCGGATGCCGATTTTCAGCTGGCTGCCGAGATACAGACTCAGGAAATGGATCTTAGGAGACACAGTGGCAGGGCTGACAGTCGGGATTCTGCACATTCCACAGG GTATGGCTTTTGCACTATTGACATCAGTGGCTCCGATCTACGGCCTGTACACATCGTTCTTCCCAGTAGTACTCTACATGCTGTTCGGGACGGGGCGTCATGTCTCCacag GTACTTTTGCAGTAGTGAGTCTGATGACCGGCACGGTGGTGGAGCAGCTGGTGCCGACTCCTCCTGATCTGAACTGCAGTAGCCCAGAGCTCACAGAACTCGAGAATCAGAGGATCGgagtggcttcggccatagCATTCCTGTCAGGAGTGATGatg CTTTGTATGTTTGGCTTGCAGTTGGGTTTCCTCTCCACATACCTATCAGAGCCTATTGTTAAGGCATTCACCAGCGCTGCTGCATTTCATGTGACTGTCTCTCAGCTGCAGAACATGCTGGGATTGAGGCTTCCTCGCCACACGGGCACGTTTTCTCTCTTCAAG ACGCTGGCCTCGGTGATGGAGAACTTGCCCCACACTAACCTTGCCGAGCTGTTTATCTCGCTGCTCTGCCTAGCCGTGCTCGTTCCCATTAAGGAAGTCAACACACGATTTCGTCAGCGTCTGCGCACTCCCATTCCAGTCGAGATCCTCACT GTGATAATTGCTACAGGTGTAGCTTATGCCTCATCTCTGGATTCCAGATATGATGTCCAGATAGTGGGTCACATTCCTGCAGG GTTCCCCCGTCCTCGTCTGCCCGCTTTGCACACAGTGCCAGACATAGCTGGTGATACAGTTGCTATCACATTCGTAGGCTATGCCGTGTCTGTGTCACTTGCAATGATATACGCCGATAAGCATGGCTATTCTATTCATCCTAATCAG GAATTATTGGCACATGGCATTTCCAACACTGTATCTTCCCTGTTCACCTGCTTTCCCAGTTCAGCTACACTGGCCACCACTAACATTTTGGAAAGCGCTGGTGGTTACACACAG CTCTCAGGTTTGTTCACAAGTCTGGTGGTCCTGATTGTGCTGCTGCTCATTGGCCCTCTTTTCCACTTTTTGCCCAAG GCCGTTCTGGCGTGTATAAATGTGACCAGCTTGCGGCAAATGTTTTTGCAGTTTCACGACCTGCCGGATCTGTGGAGGGTCAGCCGGATCGACTTT atggtGTGGCTGGTGACCTGGCTTTCGGTGGTTGTCCTTAATGTGGATTTGGGTCTGGCTATTGGGGTTGTTTTTTCCATGATGACGGTCGTTTGCCGTACACAGAG AGCTAACTGCTCGGTGTTAGGACGAGCCTCCAATACAGAAATCTACCGACCTATCAACAATCACAATAAG TGCTATGAAGTCCCTGGCATGAAAATACTGACCTATAACGGACCCATCTACTATGGCAACCGCAGTTTCTTTAAGGCAGATGTGACCCAGCTGCTCGGTCTCACACCTGAACGTATCCGTAGCTGTGAGAAGGCCAGGAAGGCGCTGGAGAAGAGGGAACAAGAGTCCATTAACACTGTG GACCGGGGATTAGCGAACACCTCATTTTCCTCGGACAATGACCTCTTTACTTCAG AAATAGTAGAGACTGAGGTCCAGACTGTATTAATTGATTGCAGCAGTGTGATTTTCATGGATGTTGCAGGAGCCAAGCTCTTTATACAG ATGTGTATCGATTGTCAGAAGATGGGATTGCGGATATTCTTGGCCAACTGTAATG AGAGTGTGCTGGAGATTCTTACAGCAAGCGGCCTGATGAGCTACATGAACCCGCAGCACATCTTCGTCACAGTCCACGATGCAGTTGTTTTCATCCAACAGCAAAAG GAGAAGCCTGATTCAGAAAACAAAATGATTTGGGTGTGA